The following DNA comes from Pomacea canaliculata isolate SZHN2017 linkage group LG10, ASM307304v1, whole genome shotgun sequence.
GCACAGATGGGCTACTTGCTGCTAATCAATGAATGCCAAAGATAACTCCAAAGCAAAATAAGGAGTTTCAAATCTAAATCTATTGCTCAAAAGTCAGTACGGTTACCAATGCCATCCAGTGAATGTTCTTCAGCgctaatgaaaattaaaacttaTGCATAActactgaaaaaataataatggaaagATTAAAGTGTTAGCTagcctttttaaaattcaacaaTCCTAGTTTGATCAGTATAGTGCACAAAGCATGTCGAAATCGCAGATCCTCTATTACAGTTTGTGTGTGGCAGTACTGATATTCACAATGAACTTTCTTACCTATCAATATCAGTAACTCTCACAGTTTCCACATTAAACAAAGACCTCCTGTTGTCTTTCTCATCAAACAGCGGTTTTAGTTCTATCTGTCTGCTGTGTTCTTGGTAGGTGGTTTTTGGTAATGACTGAAACATTCAAAGATCTTGATGACTGCCTATTGTTTTCATTCAAAGACCATCTGAATCTTACAACAGCATTCTATTTAACAGTGTTTCTTCACAAATCAGCATGCAATAAATGTAGCAACAAATGATCGAGTGTGTCATTGTTTatggaaaaattaaatacaataataacTGTTAGGAGTATCGAAGAATAATTGTTACCCCATCAGTGACTGTTGCCATGCGATTGTATGTGGAACGGTGCAGGTTTCGTTTGGGTTCATGATTCAGATCATGGTCTTTGGGTTCTGCCTCTCGAGCCTGATGCCttagaagagaggaagaaaaaaagatgagttTACACACTTTTTGTTAGTTTGTGCacgaaaagtaaaataatgtagCATAATAAAGCGAGAAAAATCTGCGATCAATTTACTGAGGGCGAAGTAAAATCCGACAACAATGATCGTGATTTcggtgaatatatatatagcttaccATTTTGAAGTAAATACACCTCGGGAATAATCCATGTGATCCGAGCGAAGTGACAGACTTCCCTTTCGTTCCCCATAGTCTGGTGTGGCGAAATAGTCCATTACCAATGGTgagttttaataatgttttcgATGAAGGAGTGATCAAAGGACGATCATGTACAGTTCTCTCTCGATCTCTACATTTACGTTGACAACGGAATGCCTCGACCATCGTCAgccaaatgaaaatgaaaacaaaatggtaTAAACACACACTTCCAAGTTATAATGACtgataatattaatttacaCGCAAATTTcaagtataaataaaacaacagtacGTTGTAAACAAACCCTtagcaacacaaacaaaaagtcatGCTATAAGCAATACTGCCGCCATCACTTCCAACGGTGGCTCGTTGGTCTAGGGGTATGATTCTCGCTTTGGGTGCGAGAGGTCCCGGGTTCAAATCCCGGACGAGCcctatgtttttttcttttttaaagacgTGTAGGTGAAAGAATAtggagtaataataataatgaaaaaaaaaaaaaaaaaaaccccattaaACTGATAAAATCTcaagcaaaaaaatataatgtctaTGATCAGATACAAGCATTAAATTTTCGCTAGGCTTCCTACTTAAAGTTTTAGCATGAGATATGCGCCTCCAGCTCTGCACTATATACATCACTACAGGGATGCTGTACCGCGAACATATCAGTGGTGTGGCAACCAGAAAGACAAGGGGGGCAGCcaacccctcaaaaaaagatgCTATGGAGGCAAGAATATGAACGTCGTTCgctgtcagcatggagtcccCAATTTCCAACACCCAACCCGCcgaagccgagcatcttccgaCGCCACCGCGCATGAGGAGAAAAGTTGCTTTAACGGCAGGTGTTGAAGGAATAATTATGTAGACCCTGCTGCTCTTATTATGACATACGTTTATGGTGTtgtttgctgatgctgatgttttTGTGTGGTTGACtgtaggttgttgttgtttttttctttgatgtgagctGGTGTCCACATGgggaaaatatgttttacaaaAACCATTATTAATCATATTTGGAtgcaagtaaattaaaaaaaaaaaagttgtgatgTGCAAGCGACTTCAACACTCCCAACCACAAGTTCGCGCATGATGTGACGGGCATGCATGCACCAGACGCAACACCACCAAGTGCAACACCACGCAGGCACACGTGACCGCACGCATTCTGACGCGCTGCTGAAGAGTGGATGTAGCACCATGATAGCTGTTTGCTGGATgcttgtgtcgtctgctcatcAACTCGCCATAGTGCGACACATGCCtgcttgtcattgtcatcaaagCTGAGCTGAGGCTGACAGGGACGCCATGGTTCTTCGCAGCGTCACTGTACGTATATACGAGAGAGCGTCAAACGGACAAGATCACCTCGCATTAGTCTTGGTGTCATTTACATCGCCACATCATCGTTTCTTCTTCGCCCTCGCTACCATAATTATCGctcgttttttttctgttgttttttttctttcatttcgaAGCTTTGCCGACTCTCGCGTGCCCTCGCCTCACCTTCCTACGATCACGGGTAGGTGACTAGTTAGTAAGCTGTGGTCGGACACCCTTGTCGCCTCTACCCTCCACGGCAGAAAAAATGGTAGGCTCTCGTGTTCACATCTAATTTTGGGGCTCACATAATTCTCTCTGGGCTTGACACTTGTTCACATCGCTAGCCATCGGGTATTGTCCACGGGTATTACAGTTTCCTCTCATTTCATCATCACTCCCACCCCTCCATTGTGAGAAACCTCGTCTATAACGATAAACTAATAAAACACTTTCCTATCAAACCAACCAGCCGAGGGAGACGATCTTGGTGTGGAGCATGAGCTTTGACCTCCGTGACATCAAGCTCGGTCCTCTCATTGTCAAGGGCTCTATGGCTTCTTGCTGAATTCATTTGTCCCAAGAGACTGTTGATAGAACCCTTGATGCTGCAGGTGTGTGTCGTGGCGTGTACAATGAAGATAGAAATGTGTCTTCCCGACTGATAACATTGCGATGCACATCTCAGCTGATTACCATTATCTAGAGATAACGGCAAAATGTGTTTGGCCAAATTTAGATTTATAATTAAAAgccagctgtgtgtgtgtgtggtactcTGGGTAGGATTATGAGAACAATGCACGGGgttatttatgtatattatgtcaaaggtcacaagaCGATGCATGGAACAAGTAAGCTACAGGAAACCAACATCGGAGACACAACTTACGTTACTGTCGCTTCAAATATTAGTTCATCTTACAAATATTATCTCGATTCCGCATTTCACCCTCGAATTATCAGGAAGAAGATGTATGTAGGTTCCTCGGGAGCTGCGATGGCTTAGTGGTATAGGCTCGCTGAATGCAGAAACGATGGCAAGTTCCTGGTTCAGATCTTGGTTCTCCAATTTCCTCCCTCTTCATTCCCCATTTTCCACACAGGACAAGATCACGACGAAGCTGACCCGAAACCACTTTATTCGTAACAAACAACCCAACCAAACTGCCTGTAGTTTACACCAGATTCCATATTCTTTGTTTCGTGGCAGGACGTCGGCCCCTTCCGGTGGAAGTGTAAACAGGTGTAGATATTTACTACTGCTGTCACTGTATGCACGTGCGGGAGGTGTGCATGTAACTCTTCTCAGAGTAAATAAGTCAGCGCTGTTAGTTTGTAGGCACCTTGATTATGCACAGTCATCACTGTCAGATGCATGACCTCAGAAGGTCAGATGTTATCAATTTAGTTCACATGCATCTGCACGTGCTCTttgatacatgtatatgtttcgTGTTTCAACCATTACCAGTCTTGCAGATACTTAACCACCTCTACCTGTGTTCACGTATACGAATAGGTAAGGGCCCCGATTGAAGGGTGCAGGGGTGCAAGGATGTAGAGGTGCAGGGGTGCAGATGTCACCAAGTGACGGGTACTTGCAGATCGCTTGAGTCTCGCAGAATAAATGCCGTTACCGTGTGTGCGTAAAAAGACCTCAAGACAGGGAGGGGGCCTTACAACCTGGGTGTGATGCACTCCTCCCTCTAGCATGACATGTGTCACTCACCCAGTTACTTTCACGTGTGACCTAGGGACTTGTACAGGTAACGAAGACACGGGCAGGTGCATATTTACTCTTTTAAGTACACAAGCGAAAgatactgaaatattttaaaagtagttATTGCTCGCAAATACAAGACACGAACTCACGCATTcgctctcactctctccctctctcgctcgCTTTTCTCTCTTAGACCAGGCTCTGTATACGTATGCCCTCATTCCCAGACAACTTATTGCCATCTCACCCTCTGCTTATGCTGAATTTTTCTTTGGTAATTTTTGCTCAGGATGCAAGTGGATCTGCATTGCTCTCAAGTCTTCTTGTAAGTAATGTATACAGGAGCGCGGAGACCTCTCTACCCAAGTCAGGCTGGGTAAACAGTCTTCCCATTGACAGCAGCACACCCTGGGATCAATGTCGCCTGACAAAACGTTTTACCTGCTGGAGACCCGCTCAGATTGCTTCCCATAAATTAGTTCTCAGCAGGAAGACCTACTCTCttgaacaaaattgtttttaaataaaaaatgctcaAAGTATGTCAGACTGAATGATGGGCTTAGGGCGGTGTACACCTGTCTCCGCCATTCAGGGACCTTGTAAACTGTAAAGGACTAAGCACGGTCTGTACAGTACAGAGTACAGTAAGCTATTGTAGAGCTCTGAAAGCCGCCATCAACACATTTTAGTGTCTCAGCTAATAACCATTCCACCCATCCGAAAAAAAGAAacggtattaaaaaaaaaacctattctCTCTCCAGTCGAACaattgacaaaatattttatatggttTCATTGTTAGATATGCACGATATTCGGCTCAGTCCTTTCTAGACTTATCATTGCCTTATGAACGATGTTAGTATATTGTTAATGTATGTCACAGTTTCGGCTCATTGCCGGTAACAAGTTTCACAACTGGTTTTTGAGTGAAATCGTTGCTTCTGCAATCAGACCAAGTTTTAATGAAATCTGGCCTGTTTACTGAAGGAGTTTCAGGGAATGCGAAAAAGCAAGCCTTACACATcagtattttgttgttatttcgTGAATATAGTGATCGTTGGCAGATACTGTGAGCTCTAATTACTCCCTTACATTGTGCAGCATGGACTAATTGACCTTCTCAACTCCGTTTTAAACCTCGATGATCATCGGTTCTCGAACGGCGTATCCGCACAAGAACAGTGAAGGACAATGGAAGCTGAGGATCAGCAGACAAAACGGAATAACTGACAGAAGCTGAATTATCTCAATGAGTAGACGACGAAAATGGAGTTTGTAATCTGCGTCTGGTCGGCAGATAGTTTGGTCTGTGTTTAGTGGgtcataattataaataaagacTTCTTATAATACTACACAAATTATGTCAGGGTCTCAGCTCTTTGATTTATGGATCCCTTTCTGtgtgtcagaaataaaatagaaactaGAGAAGACATCAATAATTGGAAGCAAAGTAGATGTTCCAGGTCCTTTTATTCTGGCCATTGCCGTTGTTGCAGTCCTGATGCAGACTTCTGCATTGTAAGGACCGTAAATGAACAGGACGGCTCCCAGACACATGAAACTGTTAATATTTTCGAACTGTTGTTCTGCTTTGCTGTCGCCGTTGGTGTTGACCATGGCTTTGCTCTTCCCAGTGCTGGTCCATTCCTCATGCTCCtgttctgtcagtctgttggtgaggtcttgcagttcatGTGGCTTGACAATAGATCACATCTGACTGGTAATGGGTCTACTAAtgacagaaatgtaaatgtggTTGTCAAGGAGGACTTCTCGCAAGATGTTCTCTCTGAAGATCAGAACCTGAACGTCCACCCCATTGGCCGACGTTATCTGTGGAAATGATGGTTGCCCCCGTTTGCAGACGAACGGACGAAGGGTGTTGGGAGGGACtgggtgggtggaggtggagggtgGTAACCGTACACTTGCTTCAGGTCGTGGCTGGACGGGATTGTTCTAGAAGGCCTCACAGGCCTCCTATTCTCGAGGGTTCTCAACGCAATATATCTAAcaatctgtctttctgtctacTTCTCAGTCACGTTGTATTCCTGTCTCATTGTCTGCTGGTTTAttagtctgtctgtctctctgttcgTGGCCTGCAAAGAATAAGTCTACCTGGTTCTTGCTGCCACTATTGCCTTCAACAGCCTCTCGGACAGCGTGAGTGGTTGGCGCTGGCCCCAGTTTACAGCCTGGCGACTGTATATGACGGCTTGTTAACGCACGACAGGGTCGTCAGGTGATGAGCAGTCACTAGCTTGTCAAGCATTTACGTCAACAGGTAGATAACCTTCCCAACTTGCTTCTCGGTCAGTCGCTTGCCAGGTTCTGATAGGTGTGCGAACATTTTCAGGATCATCTTCGTTCAGGGATATTTAACGGTAGACAAAGGCATTGACAGTGAATTATTTGAAAGGTTAGTTGTACATGTCGACTGAG
Coding sequences within:
- the LOC112573180 gene encoding protein C9orf135-like; this translates as MDYFATPDYGERKGSLSLRSDHMDYSRGVFTSKWHQAREAEPKDHDLNHEPKRNLHRSTYNRMATVTDGSLPKTTYQEHSRQIELKPLFDEKDNRRSLFNVETVRVTDIDRDTGDPKYGYGSVLPHHHPDHFKFHSETTYNADYIVHFPYESAPVPEKSPEYEVSSPAYRKCHSQFTDTADYRRPGRNTWMDESGIYTNTHFKREVTKVNDPIPKHFAL